In the genome of Nomascus leucogenys isolate Asia chromosome 12, Asia_NLE_v1, whole genome shotgun sequence, the window TCTCTCCAGAATGGGGGCATATGTTAGGAGTTTCCCGACAAATGTCTGCTCTCTTCTTCTCTTCAATGGACTCTAAAAGCAAGTTGGGAGAGAATCAAAGCCACCTCTCCAACCACTCACCACTTCCACTGGCCCACCATTTCTCCTGGATGACCCACttagggtgaccaaccatccaAGTTTCCCCCTTAATGGAAGGGTTTTCAGGATAGAGGACTTTCAGTGTTAAAACTGGGAAAATCTAAACAAATCAGGATGAATTGGCCACCCCCATCATTTCACTTCCTGATCTCTCCATCAAGGTGGTCAAAGTGGGAAGTAGAGAAAGTCAAAGACACTTTCAGAGGGGCTTCCAGGAGGGAAGGGAGATTTCAAAGTCTGCAAGTCATACCCAACCAATGTTAGGTCCCTCCCCATCACCCACATGGACAGTGGGAGCCCAGAAGACCAATCAGCAGGGTTTAGGAACACAGGATGGGGTGCAactggagagagacagggaaaggcTTCCCCAGGAGCCATGTGTCTAGTGGGCAGTAAAGCAAGGTCTTGGGTTGATCCTGTGGAAATGGTGTGAGTGGTTTGTGGGCTCTGACAGGGATAGGAAGGATTGACTAGAGGATGCTGGTCTGTGGGGACCTCGGAGTTGGAGGCCATCACCTCCCAGGTCAGGTGAGCAGAGTCAGCAGTGTGGTGCCTGTATCAACAGAAGAGGCACATCAGGATGTCCCtctgggagaaggagagaagtgaGCCCTGGAAAGGGAACTGAGAGAACCGTGTCCTCAGGAAAGACCTCCAGCACTTTCTCTACTCCAGAACTAAGGAGCGCAGGCTGACTATGtgcttcttgagggcagagactgtgGCTTCTTCATCTCTGCATCTTCAACACCTCATGCCAAGTCTGGCACACAGCTCTATATGTGCTTGTTGAATCAATGAAGGAGAAAAGCATGAATGTGGGTGAGGACAAAAATAGTACACGCTCTAccttcttgtctctctctcttcagaaACCAAAGAAATAACCCCAGTACAAAGAGACTGAGCAGGAGGGGCACCAGCAGGAGACACAGGAGGACCATGGAGGAATCTGGGTCATCAGCAGCACCTTCAGAGAATGGGTGGGGcacagggaagggagaaaagtcaGCTCAGGAAAACGACCCAGGTCTTGGAGCACCTGCCACCTTCCTCCCAGCCTGGTGACCACCCAGTAGCCTCCAGTTTCCATACAGTGTCTGTTCCCATGGGGTCTAGGAGCTGAAGATGGTGTAGGTCCTGGGCAGAGCCTCCTATGGAGAGGGGAGAGGCAGTCACCTCCACAGAGCTTCCTGGCAAGGATGGGGCTTGAGAAGTTGCTGCTGACAGGGTTCCTGGCAACGCAGATGAAGGCCATATCACTTTCTCCCCATCTCCAGGAGATGGGGAGGATGGGCCCATTGTGGGACTCATTGGCTTCTTGCCCCAGGGCCTTCCAGGTATAAATCACATCCTCTTCCCCATGTTCCATGCAGCATGTCAGATTGGTCACACAGGTGCCATTCTCATTGCTCTGCAGACCCATGGTGACTTTAGGCTTTGACAGGTGCTCTGCGAAAGAGGAAGGACAACCAGAGGTGGAAACTCTGCCTATAGCTCTCCATTCTCTGAATTATCCTTGGATACTTTGGACCTGAATCTCCCTGGGAGCTCCAGACTGGAGAGAAAGCAGTAATTCAGAGCCGAATCTTCATTCTTATCTGGAAAAGAGAACTATCTAGGTCTGCTTTACCACAGCtacataataacaataataacaatagaaataatagaaataataatgcaATAAGAATGTAACTGCCATTTACTAAGCATAGCCACATGGCAAGCACTGCGCTAAACGCATGTTAGATGTCCGCTAATATTATCTGTTCTAGAGGTTCCCTAGTCTCTGTCCTCAGGCTTCCCTTTACTCTCTAGGAGAGTTCACTTTACTCTCTAGGAGAAAATTGTATTGGAGTAGCCCTTCTGGCCCCCTTCTCTACCCTGTGCTCACTCCCCTGCCTCAGAGAATGAGTAATTGTTCATTGGTGAGATGGTAGGAGTCTGACATTCATCATTTACCTTTCTCTACTCATGGGTTTGAGACGTTAAAGATTGCAGTTCAAATGTGGTTtgcccttttccttcctcccctgaCTAGTTAGCCTGCAGAATACATATCTTCTGTTCCCTTCAACCATGTCTATATGGAAGACACACCTGGATCAGGTGCAGTCCCTACCTCCTACAAGCAAGTCTGGAGGCCCACCTCCTAACGTTCCTGATACTGTGGCTCAGTGAGTGAGGCAGCTAGTCTTCCTGTAGATGTTTGAGTCATTGTTTCATAATTTTAACTTCCCTGGATGAGTGCCAAGGTCTAGAATTCAAAGGAAGCATTTCTCCTGTCTAGATTTACCAGAAATAATGCGGATATTTTAATCCTCTCCTTCTTGCATCTATTTATCAATTGGTTGTAACCTGTAGATAAAGAGGTGTGATTGATACTTTGCCCAAAAATCTTCCTAAGGTACGCATTGCTTTCCTCCCCACTACAGATATGGAAACGAAGACttgaagaaattaaataacttggcTAAGGTCATGTGACTAAATAAAGAAGCCAGCATTTGACCTTGATCTATGCGATGGCCACTGCACATATCAGCCATCGACTGCACCACGCTGCTTCTTATAGCATCTCTGAGTAGGCAGGGACCTCAGGGGTCAGCTACATCTACTTCATTCATGCATAAGTCCCCTCTCCCACATTCTTGCCAAGTGTTTATCCAGCCTTTGCTTAAACATCTCTCATGTCAAGGAGCTCACCACCTCACCAAGGCAGCCATCCACCATTGGAACTGATTCTGCTCACCATAGACACGCAGCACATACTTCTGAGTGGAGGGATGCTGGAGGGATGAGCTGTATATCTCCACGTTGTAGATCCCTGAGTCATTCTTCTTCAGTTTGCTGAGCTTCAGGGAGTAGCCTCCATCTGGGAATTCTACTCTCTTCTTATTACGATTTTGGGTCACTATGATAGCGCCTCCTGGCTGTGTGGTGACAAGAGGGGTTGTGTTGAAAGTCCAGACAATAGAGTCAACTTGCTTTACTTCGGACTCCAGGGGGAAAGTCACGGCCCCACCAACGGAACCGACGAGCTCTTTCACAGGTCCAGAGGCTGCTGACCCTATAAACACAGAGAACCATAAAATAAGCCTGATTTCCTGTCCTTATCACCAATTACTCACCCTTTTTGGGTCCTGGAGAGATCTGAGAAACCCACTCAGTCCAACACAACCAGCTCCTGGAAAAGCCTTTGGAACCTCATATGGAGGTCCCTCACATGTTACCCTGTTATGTAAGTGCTCACGTGGAAGCATTGATATTAGAAATTTATGTATCACAGCAATCTTAGTTCACTCCCAGAGAGTATGACTTATAAAAAAATCATTCGTTATGTGGTTGTAGGTGAAAAACAGTTAAGAATGTCTGCTGAAGAAACTTTCAGAAGTGGCCAGCTGAGCACTACCAGTAAACAGGTGTGGGAAGTAAGTCATCTTATTCTTACCTATTAAACTTGAGAGACAGACTCTGGGAATAGCACAGAGCAGTGACAGAATTTAGTTTGGGACTAGCAGTTTAAAAGCACAAATTATAATCTTGattaacacttcttttttttttttttttttgagacagagtctcactctgttgcccaggctggagtgcagtggcacaatctcagctcactacaacctccaccccctgggttcaagtgattgtcttgcctcagAGTGATTGTCTtgtttcagtctcctgagtagctgggactccaggttgGCGCCATcttacccggctaatttttgtatttttagtagaggcagggtttcaccatgttggccaggctggtcttgaactcctgacctcaactgatctgcccgcctcggcctcccaaagtgctggattgcaggcatgagccaccacacccagccttgtttAACTCTTAAAACAACTTTTCGAGGAAACATTCTTTATATTCCTATCTTACAGATCAGGAATGTGAGACACAGTGTGGGTAAGTGACTTACTCAAGCCACCTAGTAAGAGGCAGAGTACACACCAAAACCCACAGGGTCGAGACCTTGAAGGgcatattttatagatgagaaaactaaatagTAGAAATGAAAAGAACTTATTCAAGGCtgatagaaatacaaaaactaagaCTAAATCCTTAAAGGTGAGGCAGGGTAGGTAGTCAAGGAAGTAACAGTGTTCTCAGGCGGCAGTAACTCTGGTGACCCTACAGTCAATACAATAAGCCTCAGCATTCGCATTGTAATTGAGCTCATTTAAGCAAAGCTATCTTCAGTGAGAACTTTCCTCTGTAGAGAGCATGCGGATTTTGATTTTACTTGTTCTCAAACTGACCCTTTgctcattataatagtaaaaaacacacccatgggtggagatttaagatgctaatgagacagGAGATTTATGAAGAAGCATGTATAGCTACTGTGCCTGTCCACCCAGAGGACCACCAAGAACATGGTTACTAGTAACACCTCTTCCCACCCTCTTATGATAATCATGTAAGACTCCCATAAAGGGAGTCTCCCCAGTGCCAGTCTTTGCTGTCTCATCCTTACGGGCAGCTCACCCTGAATTTTCCTTCTCTCAGAATATACTGTCTTTTCTGCACTTAATGTCaaaatattcttattcttttgcAATCAATTACTCTATGctgtatttcctttgctgtgtgtctctcatataaattcttttaaactaagtAGACAAGAACCGAGGTCTCACATCAGCTGTCAACAAAGGTGTTCTCCTTAAAAGTACAAAACCCAAAGTTATTTCCCCTTCAGCCTCTTAACATAAAGTGTCAGggtgaaatttttaaatggaatttttattaaTTCAGTCACGAAAAGCACAAAGGAAAGAAGCAAAGCCAACAAAACAGCCAAGCGATAGGATCCTGACAGTTCTAATGATGCTACTGCAAGGCTACATGGTGACTTTTGTGGTTCCTGTGTACTTTTGACCTTGTTGGTCCTTCTtccataagaaatattaaaaatcatatttcatgACTGTTGGTATAAAATGAATGTGATCCAGGCTGGATTCATTATATAttcattgttattgttattgctaTATTCATTTCTCTTCCGattttagaagaaattaaaattaaaactattttggGCCTTATGCGCAGTGTCTCCTGTGTCTAATTGGCCCTGTGAGACTGACCAAGCATCCAGGCTCTGTTTCATTTCACAGCCTGCTCTCTTAGACACAATCTTTTCTTCTACTCCAGTACGGATGTAACTCATGCCTTTTCTAGTAAAAAGACAAATTCCTATACAGACATATCCAGATATCAAAAATTGCTTCATTAGAGATTTATTTCTTTGGTGCCTGTTAAAATCAAATATCTTGGCAAGAGTTTCCAAATTATGAGTTGTCATGTATTAAATGTTTATTCTGTGCCAAACATTTATTGTAAAGAGTATGCCTAACACTCAAAGCAATCCTGCAAATTAGGCATTTTGACCCTTTTACACAAGGGTCAGCAACCTATAACCCATAGGCTAAATCTGgtccactgcctgtttttgtaaatacagttgtactggaacacagccaggctctttcatttacatattgtctatggatCCTTTTTCACCACAAAGGCTGAGTTAAATAATTGTGACCATGATTTATTGTcgtaaaacctaaaatatttattctctggcccttttcagaaaaaatttgctaactcctgacttcatgagaATATTGAGATtcaaacaacaatgacaacaaacaacaacagctAAGTAACTTATCCAAGGGCACAAAGCTAGCAGGTGATGATTTGAGGATTTAACCCAATGTCTCTCCAGCTCTGGGACCTGGACTCTTTTCACTATGGCTCAATTTGAAGGCCCCCTGGCGTTTGTACCAGCTCCAGCCTTCTCCCTCACTCCCCTTCTCCATCCCCCTAAGGGGCTCTAGTGTCAATTTCAAAGCCCTTGGGTGCCATTGAACCATAATTTCCTTCTTGTCCTTTGGTGACCTTCCCTCAAGCATAAACTGCCCTACCAGTGCCCCAGGGTGAGGAAATCTGATGCTACCAAATGGTGACCCACTCCCTTGCTTACAGATCTGAAGTCTCTGCCAACATTTTGCTAAATTTGTCTCCAAAGTACTGATTCCTCTTCTTGGGTAAGTATCTTTTAGGA includes:
- the SLAMF7 gene encoding SLAM family member 7 isoform X2, with translation MAGSPTCLTVIYILWQLTGSAASGPVKELVGSVGGAVTFPLESEVKQVDSIVWTFNTTPLVTTQPGGAIIVTQNRNKKRVEFPDGGYSLKLSKLKKNDSGIYNVEIYSSSLQHPSTQKYVLRVYEHLSKPKVTMGLQSNENGTCVTNLTCCMEHGEEDVIYTWKALGQEANESHNGPILPISWRWGESDMAFICVARNPVSSNFSSPILARKLCGGAADDPDSSMVLLCLLLVPLLLSLFVLGLFLWFLKRERQEENDPKGRSSKYGLFYCGNTKKDGKSPLTAHDARHTKAICL
- the SLAMF7 gene encoding SLAM family member 7 isoform X6, translated to MAGSPTCLTVIYILWQLTEHLSKPKVTMGLQSNENGTCVTNLTCCMEHGEEDVIYTWKALGQEANESHNGPILPISWRWGESDMAFICVARNPVSSNFSSPILARKLCGGAADDPDSSMVLLCLLLVPLLLSLFVLGLFLWFLKRERQEENDPKGRSSKYGLFYCGNTKKDGKSPLTAHDARHTKAICL
- the SLAMF7 gene encoding SLAM family member 7 isoform X4 yields the protein MAGSPTCLTVIYILWQLTEHLSKPKVTMGLQSNENGTCVTNLTCCMEHGEEDVIYTWKALGQEANESHNGPILPISWRWGESDMAFICVARNPVSSNFSSPILARKLCGGAADDPDSSMVLLCLLLVPLLLSLFVLGLFLWFLKRERQEESIEEKKRADICRETPNICPHSGENTEYDTIPHTNRTILKEDPANTVYSTVEIPKKMENPHSLLTMPDTPRPFAYENVI
- the SLAMF7 gene encoding SLAM family member 7 isoform X3, which encodes MAGSPTCLTVIYILWQLTEHLSKPKVTMGLQSNENGTCVTNLTCCMEHGEEDVIYTWKALGQEANESHNGPILPISWRWGESDMAFICVARNPVSSNFSSPILARKLCGGDCLSPLHRRLCPGAADDPDSSMVLLCLLLVPLLLSLFVLGLFLWFLKRERQEESIEEKKRADICRETPNICPHSGENTEYDTIPHTNRTILKEDPANTVYSTVEIPKKMENPHSLLTMPDTPRPFAYENVI
- the SLAMF7 gene encoding SLAM family member 7 isoform X8, with amino-acid sequence MAGSPTCLTVIYILWQLTGSAASGPVKELVGSVGGAVTFPLESEVKQVDSIVWTFNTTPLVTTQPGGAIIVTQNRNKKRVEFPDGGYSLKLSKLKKNDSGIYNVEIYSSSLQHPSTQKYVLRVYENDPKGRSSKYGLFYCGNTKKDGKSPLTAHDARHTKAICL
- the SLAMF7 gene encoding SLAM family member 7 isoform X5; this translates as MAGSPTCLTVIYILWQLTGSAASGPVKELVGSVGGAVTFPLESEVKQVDSIVWTFNTTPLVTTQPGGAIIVTQNRNKKRVEFPDGGYSLKLSKLKKNDSGIYNVEIYSSSLQHPSTQKYVLRVYESIEEKKRADICRETPNICPHSGENTEYDTIPHTNRTILKEDPANTVYSTVEIPKKMENPHSLLTMPDTPRPFAYENVI
- the SLAMF7 gene encoding SLAM family member 7 isoform X7 codes for the protein MAGSPTCLTVIYILWQLTEHLSKPKVTMGLQSNENGTCVTNLTCCMEHGEEDVIYTWKALGQEANESHNGPILPISWRWGESDMAFICVARNPVSSNFSSPILARKLCGESIEEKKRADICRETPNICPHSGENTEYDTIPHTNRTILKEDPANTVYSTVEIPKKMENPHSLLTMPDTPRPFAYENVI
- the SLAMF7 gene encoding SLAM family member 7 isoform X1; translated protein: MAGSPTCLTVIYILWQLTGSAASGPVKELVGSVGGAVTFPLESEVKQVDSIVWTFNTTPLVTTQPGGAIIVTQNRNKKRVEFPDGGYSLKLSKLKKNDSGIYNVEIYSSSLQHPSTQKYVLRVYEHLSKPKVTMGLQSNENGTCVTNLTCCMEHGEEDVIYTWKALGQEANESHNGPILPISWRWGESDMAFICVARNPVSSNFSSPILARKLCGGAADDPDSSMVLLCLLLVPLLLSLFVLGLFLWFLKRERQEESIEEKKRADICRETPNICPHSGENTEYDTIPHTNRTILKEDPANTVYSTVEIPKKMENPHSLLTMPDTPRPFAYENVI
- the SLAMF7 gene encoding SLAM family member 7 isoform X9, producing MAGSPTCLTVIYILWQLTEHLSKPKVTMGLQSNENGTCVTNLTCCMEHGEEDVIYTWKALGQEANESHNGPILPISWRWGESDMAFICVARNPVSSNFSSPILARKLCGENDPKGRSSKYGLFYCGNTKKDGKSPLTAHDARHTKAICL